From Amphiprion ocellaris isolate individual 3 ecotype Okinawa chromosome 2, ASM2253959v1, whole genome shotgun sequence, a single genomic window includes:
- the rsph4a gene encoding radial spoke head protein 6 homolog A — translation MDASNETQDRRQQRMQLAASFKAFLLKNSTESNLNLYDHLTQLLMKVMAEHPHNAVDVIEDMSRDVKRGLFQDMQSTLRDLPQTTAAELLAEQQCLLFSRPEDRDQEEELVETPLPNVSEIGFNLEQAGVSLGREEMQRIFLALKQLVESQALPRCRLWGKILGTESSYIVAEAECREGEEDGEQSTDEAPEDEDREAETQESEMDPLPESTYKPPPVVPKETTGTGANKFVYYVCNEPGLPWVKLPSVIPEQIIVARQIRKFFTGRLDTPIVSYPPFPGNEANYLRAQIARISASTQVSPQGFYQAGEEEGDEEDEVPRDSYEVNPDFEGIPVTEMVESLSFWVHHVQHILQQGRCTWMNLTVKPGEESNEEGEADEKEEEPDEPEPEVGPPLLTPLSQDAEMFNSPPWSSKLSSTLTSQHAVAVLRSNLWPGAYAYTCGKKFENIYVGWGVKYAGEGYIPPVPPLPQKEYPSGADITETLDPTLEEEQVLQEALEEQQAAQEEMEEAEEEEEDDD, via the exons ATGGACGCTTCAAACGAAACCCAAGACAGAAGACAGCAGAGAATGCAGCTGGCTGCCTCATTCAAAGCTTTTCTGttgaaaaacagcacagagagcAACCTGAATCT CTATGACCACCTCACCCAGCTACTGATGAAGGTGATGGCTGAGCATCCACATAATGCAGTGGACGTGATTGAGGATATGAGCCGAGATGTAAAGAGAGGCTTATTTCAGGACATGCAAAGCACTCTGAGAGACCTTCCACAGACTACAGCTGCTGAGCTTCTGGCTGAGCAGCAGTGTCTACTGTTTTCTCGACCAGAAGACAGAGACCAGGAGGAGGAACTG GTTGAAACACCTCTTCCGAATGTGAGTGAGATTGGCTTCAACCTGGAGCAGGCTGGAGTGAGTCTGGGCAGAGAGGAGATGCAGCGGATCTTTCTTGCACTCAAACAACTAGTTGAATCTCAGGCACTACCACGTTGCCGACTGTGGGGCAAGATTCTGGGAACAGAGAGCAGCTATATTGTTGCTGAAGCTGAGTGCAGAGAGGGTGAGGAAGACGGAGAGCAGAGCACTGATGAAGCACCTGAAGACGAGGATAGAGAGGCTGAGACTCAGGAGAGTGAG ATGGATCCACTGCCTGAGTCAACCTACAAACCTCCACCAGTGGTACCAAAGGAGACCACTGGAACAGGTGCTAACAAGTTTGTTTACTATGTGTGCAACGAGCCTGGTCTTCCTTGGGTAAAGCTCCCTTCGGTCATTCCAGAACAGATTATCGTTGCTCGGCAGATCCGTAAATTCTTCACTGGTAGGCTAGACACTCCAATTGTGAGCTACCCGCCTTTCCCTGGGAATGAAGCCAACTATCTGAGAGCACAGATCGCTCGGATCTCTGCTAGCACACAGGTCAGCCCTCAGGGCTTCTATCAGGCTGGGGAGGAAGAAGGTGATGAGGAAGATGAGGTACCTCGGGACAGCTACGAAGTGAATCCTGACTTTGAGGGCATTCCTGTCACCGAAATGGTTGAGTCTTTGTCTTTTTGGGTGCATCATGTTCAACATATTCTGCAGCAG GGCCGTTGTACTTGGATGAACCTGACTGTTAAACCAGGAGAGGAATCCAATGAGGAAGGAGAGGCTGATGAGAAGGAAGAGGAGCCTGATGAGCCTGAGCCAGAAGTTGGACCCCCACTGCTCACCCCCCTCTCCCAAGATGCAG AAATGTTCAACTCCCCTCCCTGGAGCTCCAAGTTGTCCTCTACTCTCACCTCACAACATGCAGTGGCTGTGTTGCGCTCTAATCTTTGGCCAGGGGCGTATGCATATACTTGTGGAAA GAAGTTTGAAAACATATATGTTGGATGGGGTGTGAAGTATGCAGGAGAAGGGTACATCCCACCTGTACCCCCACTACCTCAGAAAGAATATCCCAGCGGAGCAGACATCACAGAGACTCTGGATCCAACATTGGAGGAAGAGCAGGTGCTGCAAGAAGCTTTAGAGGAGCAGCAAGCAGCCCAGGAGGAGAtggaagaagcagaagaagaggaggaagacgatGACTGA
- the dohh gene encoding deoxyhypusine hydroxylase, with translation MASMEQVAAIGQILVDPGQDLTQRFRALFTLRNLGGPEAIEWISKAFSDESALLKHELAYCLGQMQDRRAIPTLTAVLRDTQQEPMVRHEAGEALGAIGDSVVLDLLKEYSQDPVIEVAETCQLAVRRLEWLQSGGEKQLEDADKNPYCSVDPAPPAARKDVSELRSTLLDQSLPLFERYRAMFALRNLGTEEAVLALGDGLKCSSALFRHEIGYVLGQMQHPAAVPALRSVLELSDENPMVRHEAAEALGSIGKDECLDVLKHYCGDQERVVKESCEVALDMLEYENSGQFQYADGLVRLQG, from the exons ATGGCTAGCATGGAGCAGGTGGCAGCAATAGGACAGATTCTGGTGGACCCTGGACAGGACCTGACCCAGCGGTTCAGAGCTTTATTCACCCTGAGAAACCTGGGAG GTCCTGAAGCTATTGAATGGATCAGCAAGGCCTTCAGTGATGAATCAGCCCTGTTGAAGCATGAATTGGCCTACTGCCTGGGACAGATGCAGGACCGACGGGCGATTCCAACTTTGACAGCTGTTCTGAGAGACACACAGCAGGAACCGATGGTCAGGCATGAAGCAG GGGAGGCCCTGGGAGCAATTGGTGATTCTGTGGTTCTGGACCTTCTGAAAGAGTACAGTCAAGATCCTGTGATAGAG GTTGCAGAGACTTGCCAGTTGGCTGTTCGTCGGCTTGAATGGCTGCAGAGTGGAGGAGAGAAACAGTTGGAGGATGCAGATAAGAACCCGTACTGCTCTGTAGACCCAGCCCCTCCAGCAGCACGGAAGGACGTGTCAGAGCTGCGCTCCACACTGTTGGATCAAAGTCTGCCACTCTTTGAACGCTACCGTGCCATGTTTGCTCTGCGTAACCTGGGTACTGAGGAGGCTGTGCTGGCACTGGGAGATG GCCTGAAGTGCTCGAGTGCTCTGTTCCGTCACGAGATCGGCTACGTCCTGGGTCAGATGCAGCACCCTGCAGCAGTCCCTGCCCTGCGTTCAGTTTTGGAACTTTCCGACGAGAACCCCATGGTCCGGCATGAAGCAGCTGAGGCTCTTGGCTCCATTGGCAAAGACGAGTGTCTTGATGTGCTAAAGCATTACTGTGGAGACCAAGAACGTGTTGTCAAGGAGAGCTGTGAGGTTGCTCTTGACATGCTGGAGTATGAAAACAGTGGCCAGTTCCAGTATGCAGATGGTCTCGTCAGGTTACAGGgttaa